CTCAACGCTAAGAATCATGAGCGCGAAGCAGAAATCATTGCGCAGGCAGGGCGAAAAGGGGCTGTGACAATCGCCACGAATATGGCTGGTCGTGGTACCGATATTATTCTGGGGGGAAGTGCCGAGCATATCGCCTGGGATGAACTGAGTCAGAAATATGAATCCCGTTTAGACGTTCCCAAAGCGGAATGGGACCAGTTGGTCAAAGACATTGAAAAACGGGAAGGCATGGATGTGGAAGCCGCGGAAGTGATGCAGCTGGGGGGCCTGCATGTGATTGGCTCCGAGCGTCATGATTCTCGCCGAATTGACTTGCAGTTACGTGGTCGGTCTGGACGTCAGGGGGACCCCGGTTCCAGCCGTTTTTTCCTGTCGCTGGAAGACAAGCTGATGCGAGTGTTTGCTGGCGAGTGGGTGAAAAATATCCTCGCACGCCTGGGCATGGAAGAGGGGGAAGCCATTGAAAGTGGCATGGTTTCCAAGCGAATTGAAGGCGCCCAGAAGAAAGTTGAAGAACGTCACTTTGAACAGCGAAAGCATCTGCTGGAATACGATGAAGTGATGGACGAACAGCGTAAGACCGTTTATGGTTACCGTCAGCAGATTCTGGATGGTTGCAATTGTCGCGACCTGATTCTGGAGATGATCCAACGTCAGGTGGATGAAGAAACCGAGCGTTTGCTCGATAAGAATTATCGTTGGGACACAATCGCTGCCTGGTGTAGCCAGGAAGCGCATATAGACGTTGATGCCTCGAATATTCGTGACATGACCTACGATCAACTGGTCAGCTATCTGAAAGATGAAGCGACACTACAGGCCGACGATTTGATTGCCGAACAGATCAGTGAAAATCTTCCGGAAGAATATGAAGATGACTGGAACTGGCAGGCCCTTTCCAAATGGACGAATGCGCATTTTAATCTGAATCTGAATGATCGCGAGCTGAAGAAAATTGGCCGCGATGGTTTGCATCAGACACTGTTCGATCATGCTCAGAAAGCAATTGGACGCATTGATTTCACACCACTGCAGGCATTTCTGGATGAGGACTGGGGCACCCGTTCTCTGGCAGGATATCTGGATTATCAGTTCGGGATTGAAGCCGATCCGAACGACTTCAAAGACCTGAGTGTGTCTGAAGCCAAAGAAAAGATTTTGGAGATCGTGAAAGAGCTCTACCGGGAAAAAGAAGTCTCATTTCCGGTGACCGTCGGGATGTATAACTTCCTGGGGAATCAGCAGTCTGGCAATGAAGCAAACAGTCGTGTTGGTCTGGTGAAGTGGGCTAATTCACGATTCCATTCCAATCTGGATCAGGAAGCGTTAAAAGGGAAGCAACTCAGTGAAATTCAAAACATCCTTTCTGCGGAAAGCGAAAAGGTGTTCGTGAATGGGGAAGCTTCAGCACAAATCGAACAGCTTCTCTCAAAGGCTTATGCGGGTGAGAGCTCAACCGTTTCAGGCAATGGCGTCCATTCCGGTGAGCATAAGGCGGCTTTGGATGAAATTGCCAATTGGGCCAACGAAGAGTTGGAACTGAATGTCACGACTGAAGAGCTGGAGCCATTAACCGATGATGAAGTTCGAGGCCGATTGTATCAGGCTTATAATAAGCGGTATCGTCCGGAACTCAGTCAGGCGGAACGCTCGCTGATCCTGGAAGTGCTGGATACTTCCTGGAAAGACCATCTGTATTATATGGATCATCTGCGGTCCGGCATTGGTCTGGTAGGATATGCCCAAAAAGATCCCAAAGTAGAATACCGTCGTGAAGGTATGAAAGCCTTTGATTCGATGTGGGGGCGAATCGGTCAGCAGGTGACCTCGGCAATCTTCCGACTGGAAAAACAGAGTCCTGATTTTGTCGGCTCTTTATGGCAGGTGACTTCAACAGTCCATGAAGAAGTTACAGATGATTACAACTACGATGAGCCTGTTGGTGATGAGCAGAGTGCTCCTGAGCCAGCAGAGCAATCTGTCGAGCCAATTGTGAATCAACAACCAAAGGTCGGCAGGAATGACCCCTGTCCCTGTGGAAGTGGTAAGAAGTTTAAGAAGTGTTGTGGAAAGAACCTGTGATTTTCAGAGAATAACGTCGTTCATCTCTACCAGGGGAATGGAATCCCGTGCGTTTAATTTCATGTATATTGAATCTGGGGTACTGTCTGTTTCTGGCAGTGGTTTCTCCTGTGATTATCTACAGAGTTCTGGTTCTCAAGAAATATCGATCCGGCTGGGATCAAAAGTTTCTGGGAAGTCTGCCTGTACGTGATAGCCCCAAGCCTTGCTTCTGGTTTCATGCCGTAAGTGTGGGAGAGGTTTTGCAGTTACCGCCCCTGTTGGAAGAACTGGAATCGCAGAATCCCGGTGTCGAATTTGTCATTTCGACGACGACGCATACCGGATATTCAGTTGCGAGTGAGAAATTTCCCCAGCATACAATCTGTTACTATCCTTTAGATTTTTCCTGGGCAGTGACGCGTGCATTGCAGCGTGTTCGACCGACGGCCGTATTTCTGGTCGAAATGGAGTTCTGGCCAAATTTTGTCTTGGCTGCGGACCGATTGAAAGTCCCCATTTCAATCATCAACGGCCGCTTGAGTGAAAATAGTTTTCGTGGCTATCAGAAGATTCGTCCTTTGATCAGGCCTTTGATCAGCCGACTGCATCTGATCGCCGTCCAGACAAAGACTTATGCCGACCGGTTTGCTGACCTGAGAGGGAATTCCCAGGGAATTCATGTGACGGGGTCGATTAAGTTTGATGGGATTCAGATTGAACGGAATCATCCCCTTACCGATGAATTGCGAAATACGTTTCAGTTGAAATCGTCGGAGTCGGTTCTGGTAGTGGGGAGTACTCAGTCACCCGAGGAACGGATCGCGCTGGATGTGTATCTGGAAGCCCGAAAGCGGTATCCCCAGTTGCGGCTGATTCTTGTTCCCCGACATCAGGAACGTTTTGAAGAAGTCGCCGGTATCGTGAAACGATACGGATTGCCTTTGATTCGTCGCAGTCATCGGAGCCGGGACGATTTGGGCTCTGTTTTACCCTTTTCTACCAGTGATAAGCCGGCGATTTGCCTGTTGGATACATTGGGAGAGTTGAAAGCCTGCTGGGGTTTGGCTGAATTCGCATTTGTCGGGGGGAGTCTGACCAAGCGAGGCGGGCAGAATATGATCGAGCCGGCCGGTTTCGGTGCAGCGGTGATGTTCGGGCCGAATACGTGGAATTTTAAAGATGTGGTCGATGCCTTAATTCAGCATCGGGCAGCAACGGTCGTGCAGGACCAGGAAGAATTGCTTGACACTTTAACAGGCTGGCTGGAAGACCCCGAATCTGCCAGAAATCAAGGCAAGCGAGCACAGGAATTTGTATTAAATCAGCGGGGAGCGACAACTCGAACCGTTGAATTGATAGTCCCTTTAGCTGTATCGAGTAAAGACTCGTCTTGTGATCGGGCTGCCTGAGGCATTCCGTGATTTAACGTTCTGGTTCAATTCAGGGCTCAATTTTGAGAAACCTTGTCCAAAAGGGCAAGCAGGGGTAGAGGAACTCTTGTTGAGTTGATTCCGTAGCTCTACAATTATTTTGAAATAGTTCTTGCTGGATCGCATTCCCAAAGGTGATGCGGTCTCTCATGTTAAGTATCATAGGTTGAAGTGGCTCTCGGGGCATTCGCTTGGAACCAGGTTTTTGGGATTCTCTCCAAAGGCTTTGGGACCATAATGACAGCACGGACAACGCTATCATTCAGCAGATACATACTCAAGAGTCGGTCCGGATCGGGCTACACATTTCATGATCACGTAATTAAATGCAAAAAGGGTGGAGTGACGCATGGCTAATTTTTCGTTCACAAGTGAATCTGTCAGTATGGGACATCCTGACAAAGTATCTGATCAGGTTTCGGATGGTATTCTGGATGCATTACTTGCTGGCGATCCTAATTCACGCGTCGCTTGTGAAACTCTGTGTACGACGGACTTTGTAGTTCTGGCGGGTGAGATCAGAAGTGATGCACAAGTCGATTACGAACAAATTGCCCGTGATGTGATCCGTGATATTGGTTACACCAGCAATGATATCGGCTTTAATGCAGATACCTGTGAGGTTTTGGTAAAACTGCATCAACAGAGTGCAGACATTGCCCAGGGGGTCGATGCAGAAGGGGCTGGCGACCAGGGGCTGATGTTTGGTTATGCCTGCAATCAGACCGAAGAGTATATGCCAGTACCGATTGCACTCTCGCATCGCATTTTAAACAAATTGACGGAAATTCGTCAGAATGGTGAAGTGAACTGGTTATTACCAGACAGCAAAAGCCAGGTGACGGTGGATTATGAAGACGGAAAGCCGGTTGGTGTTTCCGCAGTGGTGGTTTCGACTCAACATACGGATGATGTGACTCAGGAAGAAATTCACAAGTTCATCATTGAAAACGTTGTCAAAGAAGTGATTCCAGCTAACTTCCTGAGTGATGCGACCAAATATCATATCAATCCAACCGGTCGATTCGTGATTGGTGGTCCACACGGCGATACTGGTCTGACAGGCCGCAAAATCATTGTGGATACCTATGGAGGCTGGGGGCGTCATGGTGGCGGTGCTTTCAGCGGTAAGGATGCGACCAAGGTCGACCGCTCCGCTGCATATATGGCACGATATATCGCGAAAAACATCGTCGCCTCCGGATTGGCGACTGAATGTGAAGTTCAGCTTTCTTATGCCATTGGTGTGGTTGAACCAACCAGTATCTATGTTGATACCAAGGGGACGTCGGTCATTCCTGAAGAGACGATTTCGGAACTGGTTCGAGATCTTTTCCCATTGAGTCCACAGGGAATTATCAATCATTTACAGTTGCGACGTCCCATTTTCAGAAAAACGACCTGGGGTGGTCATTTTGGCCGCAATGATTCTGATTTTACCTGGGAAGCAACAGACAAAGCTGCAGAGTTGAGAGATGCTGCCGGTTTGGGAGCAGAAGTTCCTGAACCTCAATTTGCCATCTCCTGATTTCAGGGGATGTGTGAGTCTTGAAGTCACTCTCGCCGGGCAGAATGGAGGATGCTCGTCATGAAAACATCAAATCATCGTCAAAATCAGTCCACAGATCGACCAGTTCAGGGAAAGCCGCCTCGGCTGAGGTGGCTCTTCCCTTTTTTTTTAATTGGCGGCAATCTTGTGTTTGCCAGTCTGCTTTTGCTGATGCGGGGGACAGGGCTATTTCAAATACAGCAGAGTTTTTTACCTCTGTTGACGATTGGCGGCCTGCTTTCCTGTGTTTCAACGGGGACACTGTTGTTGATCCGCTTGTTACGGTTAATGAATCTTTCCAGCCGGCAAAAGCATGGTTTAACATTAGCGCTAGTTTTACCGGTCCTGGCTGGAATGCTTTCGGTTATGCCGCAGGATGGACTGAACCTGACGGGAATTCTCTTCTTCAGTCTGGCCTATTTTCTGGCTTTCGCCGGCGTATTGGAAGTGCTTGATCGTGAAGGGACAAGCGAGTCGGAATCGGAATTTCTAGCATTCAGTAAGCCGAACGCCAGGAATCTTATTTCACAGACTCCTGATCTCGCTGATTCGGTTCCCATTCAACCTGAGTCTGAGTTCGAGCAGCCTACGAGCAGTGAAGAGAGCAACGAAGCCTTGTTTGAGGCATTGCTAGGACAGAGTGATGCTGTTCAGGAAATGACTGAGGCTGATGAACGCAGAGAAAAGCGTTCACAGTGGATGAATCGGTCCAAAGATCCGGATGGCTGTGAGGTGATTGAAGGCGGGACTCTCGTTCAGTTTGCGAAGAACCAGAAAGCCAGCGTTGTGCATATCGGACTTTTCCCTCCTGTTGAAGGGACATTGCAGGTTGTCTGTGCCTTTGAATTCGGGATGGCGGTTCGGGCGCGAGTGCTGGAAACACGCGGGTATGGCATCAGTGTCGAAGTCAAACGGACTTATGACCTGGCGCACGCGTTCGAGACCGAAATGAATTATCGGATTACGAATCAGGCTTTGAACGAAGATGTTGCCTGAAATCGAGGCTTTTTCTGGTCGACCAGCAGTAGCGCCGCTGTGAGAATAGATAAAATGACCATGATATTTGATGTGGAATATGGAAAAATAGGTGTTTATGTTTGTTTGCAGGACTGTTAATTTTACCTATATTATACGATAGCTGGAATTTTCTATATTTCGCTAGTTTCCAATTTTATGAATCGCTATACTTTGCGGTCATTGTCAGTCACTTAGGAAGTCGTCCTAACTGATCATGACGAGTGGGATTCGAGCATTTCCTTTCTCACAACCAATCTTTATAGCTTATTGATTATTAATGCGGGAACGTTTTGGTAATCACTTAGTGCATCTGCATTTATCACAGGCTCTTTAATATGTTAAGATCCTGTCTTGTGTGGAATTGTGCTGCATCACGATGGGATTCGTGTTGAATGGAGGTTGGACTCTGAACCAAGTTTAGAGTTTGACAAATGCTGAATAAGGATGTCAGGAACATGCACAAGATTTCTTTAAAGTATCAATCAAAAAATCAGGTAAAGTCGACTGACCTTGAGTCAGTTCTGGATGCGTCCGGTTTGCTGAATCAGCAGATCAAAGTATCACCTGAGAATAAAAAAATAGAGAGCAAGCGTGGTCGCCAGGTGATTAGTCAACGAACTAATTCATTGTTGGGAGTACAAATTGTTTCGAGTGGATCTTACGTACCAGACAATGTTGTTACGAATCAGGATCTTCAGGAGCGTTTTGGTTTTGACCCGGAATGGATTGAACAACGAACTGGTATCTTGGAACGTCGGCATGCTCCAGCAGAGATGGCGACAAGTGACTTGTGTTATGAAGCAGCGCAGAAGGCAATTCGCGCTGCCCGCGTGAATCCAGAAGATATTGATTTGCTGATTGTCGGCACATTTACTCCCGATTTCCAATGTCCCTCGGTCGCATGTCTGGTGCAGGATCGATTAGGGCTGGATGCTCCCGCGATTGATTTACAGGCTGCTTGTGCCGGGTTCATGTATGCATTAGTGACGGCAGCCCAATATGTAGCGACAGGGAATAGTAAACTCGCGCTGGTAATTGGTGGGGACTGCAACAGTCGTATCGTCAATCCGGAAGACCGACGCGTCGCACCTTTATTTGGAGACGGCGCTGGCGCCGTGCTGCTTTCTAAGGGAGACCCTCATCAGGGGCTGGCCTGCTATCAGACCGGTTCTGATGGAAGTGGTTGTTCTTTGCTGGATCGCCCTGCAGGTGGAACTCGGAATCCTGCGACCGCAGAAGACATCAAACAAGGACGTCACTTTTTAAATATGGATGGTCGCAGCGTTTTCAAATGGGCTGTCCGAACTGTTGCCGATTCAATTGATCTGATGCTGACTAAAACCGGCATGAGCGTACACGACGTGGATCTGTTCCTGATGCATCAGGCAAATATCCGGATCATTGACTCCGCTTGTGAGCAACTGGGGATTCCCAAGGACAAAGTATTCAACAACCTGGATCGCTATGGGAATACTTCAGGGGGATCGATTCCGATTGTGCTTGATGAAGCATTTAACGCGGGACTGATCAACCGCGGCGATACCATTCTCCTGAGCGGTTTCGGAGCCGGGTTAGCCTGGGGGACCGGGCTCTTCCGCTGGTAAGTTACCAGACGCGACGTTTTTCCGCTCCCGTTTCTTATGCGAAGCTCTCCTTGTTCAGCGGCGTATTTGCGTCTCCTCACGAATGAGTGGCTCTATAGCAGCAGCTTCATTTCAGGATGTTTCTTCTGATTCCTGGTTCAATTGATTTTCCGGCTCGGCGGCTTCTTTCGGTGTGACAGGTCGTTCGATGACAGGCTCTCCTGCTTTCGCAACCCCTGCCAGTGGCAATTCGTCCGTCGGTTCCTGATCCTCGTCGGCATTGTAGACATGATCGAGGGGGGTGCCATCATCACATTTCCGCAGCAGAAAATAGATGACCGTATTAGCTGACCAGAAAAAACTGATCACGAATCCGGTAAATAGAATATTGAGGATCGATCCCCAGCCCATGGAAATGGTCGTGGCGAGTGTATTTTGATTCTGGTGGAATAATTCACTTGCCTGTTTACTGCCCATTCCCCAACTCACTCCCCAGAAGGAGAGGTGTGAGACCAGCTGGATCAGTAGTTCTACAAAGAACAGACAGATTGAGGCATAGCAGAGTGTGACGATTACGAGCCAGAGAAAATACCAGATGCGTCCAAACACATAACTGAAGATGCGGCTCAAACCGTCAAATCCATCGCTGTCTTCCACGCTGATCGTCGTCATCATCAAAGGCCAGCCTGCGAGTGTGACCAGCAGAATCAGGCTCATCACAAACGCAAACAGGAACGCCAGACCCCAGAGTATGCTGACGATGATTCCGCCTGCATCAGGGATATTACCGAACAGACCGATCAACAGGCATAAGATCCAGAAAAATCCCAACCCCGCAAAAGGGAGCAGGGGGGCGCTGACCAGAGAAAGAATGCGTTTCAGGGAGAACCGCAGTGCAGCCCGGGTTCCGATGTGATCGTCCTGTGCAAACTGAATGGCGGCGATTCTGGTGATGGCACCACCCAAAACCGCCCAGACGATAACGGCCCATAAAAGTTGTGTCGTCGCAAAAGCCAGAGAACTCCAGCTGGCATCGATTCGAAAGAGCGCTGTAACAGGTTCTGTAAAAAAGGACATCGGCTCGAGCAGTGACGTACCATCACTGAAGAGGCCGAACGCGGAGAAGCTGTTTTCTCTGAGCAAACTGCTGCCAGAAAGCGGTTGTAGCATCTGCTGGGGAGATTGCGGTGGGAACAGGATATTTGGTTGAACCTGCTGTATGTTTCCCGGCTGTTGCGGCGGTGCGAAAGGTAGTTTGTTAAACAGATGATTTCCCAGAAGCAATAGCAGCAGTCCTGCCGAGGCCAGCAAAATTTTCTGAAAATCGACAGCCAGTCGAAAGATGCGAAAGAGATGCAGCCAGGGAAAAAGAGTTTTATACGGTATTGGTTCAGATATGAGAGAAGGTTTTTGATTCATCATAATCAGAATGATTATCCAGAGGCCCACAGATGAGATAGATGCTGATCAGATTGCAGTGTGCAATTTAAGAACCGAAGACGAACTGTCTGGCAATTCTATTGACGCGTATTATAGACACTCTAGTTGATTTGATGCTATCGTAGACCGTGTTTACCAGCAATTTCAGGTAGATTTTACCTGTTGCGCGAGGAGACCCTCTCCGCCAGTGGTTGACTGAGGTTCCTGCGTTTCTATTTTTACCGTTGATGTACAGGATTGATAGATTAACGGGATCGCGAGGAGCGTGATGATGGTCCCCGCCAGCAGACCACCCACTACAACACGGGCCATGGGGGCCTGTAATTCGCCTCCTTCGCCCCAGCCCAGGGCAATCGGGATCATTGCCAGAACTGTGGTGAGGGTGGTCATCAGAATTGGACGAAATCGTCGAGTGGATGCCTGGAGAATCAGGTCGGTGATCGGCTTTTCTGGAAATCGTCTGCGTAATTGATTGATATAATCAACGAGCACAATGGCGTTGTTTACGACAATTCCCGAGAGGACTACGATACCAATGAAAGACTGCACATTCAAAGTCGTGTCAGTGAATACAAAAACCCAGATGACACCAATCATGCCCAGCGGTACGGAAAACAGGATGTAAAACGGGTCTCGCAATGATTCATATTGGGATGCCATAACCATATACATCAGAATGATGGCGAGCACAAAACCCTGCTTTAGTGCATTAAAGCTTTTTTGCTGTTCTTCCCAGTCGCCGGCGACTCGGATGGAATACCCGGACGGAATCTGGATGGAGTTGAGGTGCTGTTCCAGCTCGGGAACGATGCTTCCCAGATCCCTGCCTTCGACATCGGCAAAAACGCGAAGCACTCGCTGCTGGTTCTGTCGTTCGATGACAACCGGTGCTTCATCGGCATCAAACTGCAGCAGGTTTTTGAGTGGAATCGTCCGGCCGGTGGCTGTAGTAACGCCGACCTGTTGTACATCTGAAAGATGGTCGCGGTCTTTTTCACGTAGGCGAACGATTACCGGATATTCATCGCCTTCCTCGCGATAGAGAGTGGCTTCGGTGCCCTGGATCGTGGTTTCGAGGGTTTGTGCGATATCCTGCACACTGATTTGGAGCAGCCCGGCTTTTTTCCGGTCGATCGAAGCAGTCAGCTCTGGGCGTTTATCTGAGATTTCTGCTTCGACGTTAATTAAGCCGGGAATCTGTTTCATGACTCCCACAACCTGGTCGACAATTTTTTGTGAAAGTTGCAGGTTGTGACCAGCGACCTGGACAACGAGATCTCCGCTGCCACCGCGGCTGATCATTCGCATCAGCATCATCTCAGTCTGTGCTTTGACTTGAACTTTCATGCCAGGTATCGGACCGATGGCGTCATCAAGGGACTTCCGAATTTCATCAATACCCCGTTCCCGTTCGCTGCGCGGCGAAAGCTTGATGCGTAACGTCGTGCGGTTCCAGCGGTCTGCGTCATCAGCACTATCCCCGATAAAGGAAGCGACTGTGACTGCTTCCGGAACGGAACTAATGGTTGCCTCTTCCAGAATCCGTGTCTGCTGATCGAGCTTTCTCAGTTGAATGCCAGCTGCCATCCGTGAAAACACATTGATGGCTCCTTCGTCTGTTTTGGGGAGAAATTCGGTTTTGATGCGCGGGGATAAGCCGAGTGTTGTTGTAAAACAGAGCAATAGCAGAAAACCGGTGATGGTCGCGTGCTTTAAGCTGAAACGTAGGATTCGTCCATAAAGTCGTTCGAGTAACAACAAAAACTTGTGGTTCATATTATGAAATGCATCAATGACCACAAACCAGGGCCTGAACCAGCGTGCGTGGACCACTTTGGATTCGTCTGGAATCCAATAAGCACTCATGACGGGGGTCAATGTCAGACTGGCAAACAGGGAGCAGATGAGAGAGAACGAAACCACCCATGCCAGCTGATGCAGCAGGATTCCGGTCGTCCCCTGAATAAAGACCAGAGGCAGAAAGATAATCAGCGTCGTCAGAGTACTGGCGATGATTGCCGCCGAGACTTCATCAGTACCTTCAATGGCAGCAGTGATGGGATCGAGCCCCTCTTCCCGCTTACGGAAGATACTTTCCAGAACCACGATAGAATTATCGACCAGCAGACCAACTCCCAATGCGAGTCCGCCGAATGAGATGATATTCAGCGTAAATCCCTGGAAGTAGATCAGGATAAAGGTTGCCAGCACGGACAGAGGCATACAAGTGCCGATGACGAACATGCTGCGGAAACTTCTCAGAAAGAGAATCAGTACCAGAATCGCCAGGCCCATGCCGTAGAGTGCCGCTTCCTGAATATTGGCAATCGACTGCCTGATAAACTCGGATTTATCAACACGGATACTCAATTTGACATCGGGAATGGATTTGTTAATTCGTTCCAACTGCTTTTGTACCCGGTCGCTGACACTGATCGTATTTGCTCCGGATTGTTTATAGACATACAGCAGAATACCCGGTTGTCCGTTCATGCGGGTCAGCTCGGTACGCTCTTGTTCTCCATCCACGACTTCGGCAATATCCCGGACATGAACAGTGGCGCCGGAAGCTTCCCGGACGACTGTGTCTTCAATTTGTTCGAGGCTGGTGAATTCTCCCTGACTACGGATATGCAGGTTGAGGTTGCCTTCCTCATAGTTTCCGGCAGGCTGGTTGATATTTTCTTTCTTTAACGCATTGATGACTTCATTCACACCCATATTCAGTGATTCGAGTTTGCTGCGATCCAGCTGAATTTGAATTTCACGGATAATGCCGCCCCGCATGCGTAAGCGAGCAACGCCTTCCAACTGCTCAAATTGGGGGATAATTTGATTTTCTGTCAGCCGCGTCAATGTGATCGGGTCGAGCTCGCTGTTCAGACCAAGATAGATAATCGGGCTGTCCGCCACATCGAAGTGTCGGATATAAGGATCTTCGGCTCCTTCGGGAAGACTGTTTCTTAGTTTGTTCAGCGCATCACGAACTTCATTAATCGCCAGCGTCAGGTCGGTGCCCCACTGAAACTGCAGTCGTACGGTGCTGCTGCCTTCCATGCTGCTGCTGAGGATATTTTCGACACCCGAGACAGAGCTGAGTGTCTGTTCGATAGGGCGGGTGATCAGCGTTTCTGCTTCGTTAGGGCCGGCGCCCTTGTAGATCGTAATCACACTGACACTGGGGTTCTGGACGTCCGGCATCAGATCCACTGCCAGTTGCGACAGGGAAACACAACCCAGCATGACCAGTACCAGAGAGGCCATGAGAGTTGTAATCGGGCGTTGGACTGCCAGTCGGGTCAGGGACATAAATGATTCTTCAATGATTTAACAGCGGTCATGCTGTTATACAGAAAATGGGATCCGCCTGATCACAAATTCGTTTTCTGCGGTATGGGTGATGGTGCTTGAAGAACCTCGTCCATGGGGACCTCAATCGGGGTCACCGTCTGGCCTTCATCAACCAGTCGATTTCCCAGTGTAATAACCAGATCTTCCGCGTTAATTCCGGAGAGAATCTCAACCAGTTCACCGTCATTGATGCCGACCTCAATGTTCCGTATTTCTGTGATCGGTGGATTTCCCCCGATGATAAAGACAGCTGATCCCGGACCGTCTTTTCGACGGGTCAGGGAAGCGATCGGCAGGACATTCGTTTTATGACGGTGTTCGAACACGATTTGCACACGGGCGTGCATGCCGGGTTTTAACGAGAAATCACTATTAGGAATTTCAATATGAACAGCAGCCGTACGCGTCTGGGGATCGAGCACGGGGGCTTTGCGTTTCACATGTCCGTTAAATGTTCTGCCTGGGAAGGTGTCGACAGTGACGACAGCCTTCTGTCCGACTTTGACATCTTCATAATCTTTTTCAACGATGTGGACCA
This window of the Gimesia fumaroli genome carries:
- a CDS encoding 3-deoxy-D-manno-octulosonic acid transferase — protein: MRLISCILNLGYCLFLAVVSPVIIYRVLVLKKYRSGWDQKFLGSLPVRDSPKPCFWFHAVSVGEVLQLPPLLEELESQNPGVEFVISTTTHTGYSVASEKFPQHTICYYPLDFSWAVTRALQRVRPTAVFLVEMEFWPNFVLAADRLKVPISIINGRLSENSFRGYQKIRPLIRPLISRLHLIAVQTKTYADRFADLRGNSQGIHVTGSIKFDGIQIERNHPLTDELRNTFQLKSSESVLVVGSTQSPEERIALDVYLEARKRYPQLRLILVPRHQERFEEVAGIVKRYGLPLIRRSHRSRDDLGSVLPFSTSDKPAICLLDTLGELKACWGLAEFAFVGGSLTKRGGQNMIEPAGFGAAVMFGPNTWNFKDVVDALIQHRAATVVQDQEELLDTLTGWLEDPESARNQGKRAQEFVLNQRGATTRTVELIVPLAVSSKDSSCDRAA
- a CDS encoding 3-oxoacyl-ACP synthase III family protein, which gives rise to MSLKYQSKNQVKSTDLESVLDASGLLNQQIKVSPENKKIESKRGRQVISQRTNSLLGVQIVSSGSYVPDNVVTNQDLQERFGFDPEWIEQRTGILERRHAPAEMATSDLCYEAAQKAIRAARVNPEDIDLLIVGTFTPDFQCPSVACLVQDRLGLDAPAIDLQAACAGFMYALVTAAQYVATGNSKLALVIGGDCNSRIVNPEDRRVAPLFGDGAGAVLLSKGDPHQGLACYQTGSDGSGCSLLDRPAGGTRNPATAEDIKQGRHFLNMDGRSVFKWAVRTVADSIDLMLTKTGMSVHDVDLFLMHQANIRIIDSACEQLGIPKDKVFNNLDRYGNTSGGSIPIVLDEAFNAGLINRGDTILLSGFGAGLAWGTGLFRW
- the secA gene encoding preprotein translocase subunit SecA produces the protein MEFLDKLGEWLTTVTTWLERFLTGLFGSSNERQIRKLGFVRDKEGKDEIVPGSMLAEIDSFEPELMKLSDEELRQTTAKLRARLAAGETLDDLLTYAFAAVRESARRNLNMRHYPVQMIGGYFLHKGMIAEMVTGEGKTLVSSLPAYLNALAGKVHIVTVNDYLALRDMEWMGPIHIALGLTVGAIQSRMGPEERQKHYACDITYGTNNEFGFDYLRDNMKPVKELQVQGPLNYAVVDEIDNILIDEARTPLIISGPAQDDLTKYSKANAVALKLTPNVDFEVKEKEHTCHMTDAGVKHAEELAGVESFYTAGNMEWPHLIDNSLKAHHLYKRDVNYVVQQGEVIIVDDHTGRLMPGRQWGDGLHQAVEAKEGVKIKEESQTLATITLQNFFKLYDKLAGMTGTAMTEAEEFWKIYQLDVVNIPTNRPMQRINFPDVIYQTEKEKWTAIADEVREVHKEGRPILVGTVSIEQSEIVSHRLSKYGIPHNVLNAKNHEREAEIIAQAGRKGAVTIATNMAGRGTDIILGGSAEHIAWDELSQKYESRLDVPKAEWDQLVKDIEKREGMDVEAAEVMQLGGLHVIGSERHDSRRIDLQLRGRSGRQGDPGSSRFFLSLEDKLMRVFAGEWVKNILARLGMEEGEAIESGMVSKRIEGAQKKVEERHFEQRKHLLEYDEVMDEQRKTVYGYRQQILDGCNCRDLILEMIQRQVDEETERLLDKNYRWDTIAAWCSQEAHIDVDASNIRDMTYDQLVSYLKDEATLQADDLIAEQISENLPEEYEDDWNWQALSKWTNAHFNLNLNDRELKKIGRDGLHQTLFDHAQKAIGRIDFTPLQAFLDEDWGTRSLAGYLDYQFGIEADPNDFKDLSVSEAKEKILEIVKELYREKEVSFPVTVGMYNFLGNQQSGNEANSRVGLVKWANSRFHSNLDQEALKGKQLSEIQNILSAESEKVFVNGEASAQIEQLLSKAYAGESSTVSGNGVHSGEHKAALDEIANWANEELELNVTTEELEPLTDDEVRGRLYQAYNKRYRPELSQAERSLILEVLDTSWKDHLYYMDHLRSGIGLVGYAQKDPKVEYRREGMKAFDSMWGRIGQQVTSAIFRLEKQSPDFVGSLWQVTSTVHEEVTDDYNYDEPVGDEQSAPEPAEQSVEPIVNQQPKVGRNDPCPCGSGKKFKKCCGKNL
- the metK gene encoding methionine adenosyltransferase encodes the protein MANFSFTSESVSMGHPDKVSDQVSDGILDALLAGDPNSRVACETLCTTDFVVLAGEIRSDAQVDYEQIARDVIRDIGYTSNDIGFNADTCEVLVKLHQQSADIAQGVDAEGAGDQGLMFGYACNQTEEYMPVPIALSHRILNKLTEIRQNGEVNWLLPDSKSQVTVDYEDGKPVGVSAVVVSTQHTDDVTQEEIHKFIIENVVKEVIPANFLSDATKYHINPTGRFVIGGPHGDTGLTGRKIIVDTYGGWGRHGGGAFSGKDATKVDRSAAYMARYIAKNIVASGLATECEVQLSYAIGVVEPTSIYVDTKGTSVIPEETISELVRDLFPLSPQGIINHLQLRRPIFRKTTWGGHFGRNDSDFTWEATDKAAELRDAAGLGAEVPEPQFAIS